The Microcebus murinus isolate Inina chromosome 4, M.murinus_Inina_mat1.0, whole genome shotgun sequence genome has a segment encoding these proteins:
- the C4H11orf68 gene encoding UPF0696 protein C11orf68 homolog isoform X2 has protein sequence MAAAAAAVAGAGRGGGGGGGGGADPRQERSRARSWAGVERSEGRRMEPGEELEEEDSPGGREDGFTAEHLAAEAMAADMDPWLVFDARTTPATELDAWLAKYPPSQVTRYGDPGSPNSEPVGWIAAYGQGYTPNSGDVQGLQAAWEALQTSGRPITPATLRQLAITHHVLSGKWLMHLAPGFKLDHAWAGIARAVVEGRLQVAKVSPRAREGGRQVICVYTDDFTDRLGVLEADSAIRAAGIKCLLTYKPDVYTYLGIYRANRWHLCPTLYESRFQLGGSARGSRVLDRANNVELT, from the exons atggcggcggcggctgcagccgtggcgggggcggggcgcggcggcggcggcggcggcggcggcggcgcagaTCCCCGGCAGGAGCGGAGCCGGGCCCGGAGCTGGGCCGGCGTCGAACGCAGCGAAGGCCGGAG GATGGAGCCAGgtgaggagctggaggaggaggattCTCCAGGTGGCCGTGAGGATGGCTTCACCGCTGAGCACCTGGCCGCGGAGGCCATGGCAGCTGACATGGACCCCTGGCTGGTGTTTGATGCCCGCACCACGCCTGCCACCGAGCTGGATGCCTGGTTGGCCAAGTACCCGCCATCCCAAGTTACGCGCTATGGGGACCCCGGTTCACCCAACTCTGAGCCTGTGGGCTGGATCGCAGCATATGGGCAGGGCTACACCCCCAACTCAGGTGACGTGCAGGGCCTGCAGGCAGCCTGGGAAGCTCTGCAGACCAGTGGGAGGCCCATCACACCAGCTACCCTGCGCCAGCTGGCCATCACTCACCATGTGCTCTCAGGCAAGTGGCTGATGCACCTGGCACCTGGATTCAAGCTGGACCACGCCTGGGCTGGCATTGCCCGGGCTGTGGTGGAGGGCCGGCTTCAGGTGGCCAAGGTGAGCCCTCGGGCCAGGGAGGGTGGGCGCCAGGTCATCTGTGTTTACACAGATGACTTCACGGACCGCTTGGGTGTACTGGAGGCAGATTCAGCCATTCGTGCAGCAGGCATTAAGTGCTTGCTCACCTACAAGCCTGATGTCTACACCTACCTGGGCATCTACCGGGCCAACCGCTGGCACCTCTGCCCCACTCTCTATGAGAGCCGTTTCCAGCTTGGGGGCAGTGCCCGGGGCTCCCGGGTTCTGGACCGCGCCAACAATGTGGAACTGACCTAG
- the C4H11orf68 gene encoding UPF0696 protein C11orf68 homolog isoform X1, translated as MAAAAAAVAGAGRGGGGGGGGGADPRQERSRARSWAGVERSEGRSRMEPGEELEEEDSPGGREDGFTAEHLAAEAMAADMDPWLVFDARTTPATELDAWLAKYPPSQVTRYGDPGSPNSEPVGWIAAYGQGYTPNSGDVQGLQAAWEALQTSGRPITPATLRQLAITHHVLSGKWLMHLAPGFKLDHAWAGIARAVVEGRLQVAKVSPRAREGGRQVICVYTDDFTDRLGVLEADSAIRAAGIKCLLTYKPDVYTYLGIYRANRWHLCPTLYESRFQLGGSARGSRVLDRANNVELT; from the exons atggcggcggcggctgcagccgtggcgggggcggggcgcggcggcggcggcggcggcggcggcggcgcagaTCCCCGGCAGGAGCGGAGCCGGGCCCGGAGCTGGGCCGGCGTCGAACGCAGCGAAGGCCGGAG CAGGATGGAGCCAGgtgaggagctggaggaggaggattCTCCAGGTGGCCGTGAGGATGGCTTCACCGCTGAGCACCTGGCCGCGGAGGCCATGGCAGCTGACATGGACCCCTGGCTGGTGTTTGATGCCCGCACCACGCCTGCCACCGAGCTGGATGCCTGGTTGGCCAAGTACCCGCCATCCCAAGTTACGCGCTATGGGGACCCCGGTTCACCCAACTCTGAGCCTGTGGGCTGGATCGCAGCATATGGGCAGGGCTACACCCCCAACTCAGGTGACGTGCAGGGCCTGCAGGCAGCCTGGGAAGCTCTGCAGACCAGTGGGAGGCCCATCACACCAGCTACCCTGCGCCAGCTGGCCATCACTCACCATGTGCTCTCAGGCAAGTGGCTGATGCACCTGGCACCTGGATTCAAGCTGGACCACGCCTGGGCTGGCATTGCCCGGGCTGTGGTGGAGGGCCGGCTTCAGGTGGCCAAGGTGAGCCCTCGGGCCAGGGAGGGTGGGCGCCAGGTCATCTGTGTTTACACAGATGACTTCACGGACCGCTTGGGTGTACTGGAGGCAGATTCAGCCATTCGTGCAGCAGGCATTAAGTGCTTGCTCACCTACAAGCCTGATGTCTACACCTACCTGGGCATCTACCGGGCCAACCGCTGGCACCTCTGCCCCACTCTCTATGAGAGCCGTTTCCAGCTTGGGGGCAGTGCCCGGGGCTCCCGGGTTCTGGACCGCGCCAACAATGTGGAACTGACCTAG
- the C4H11orf68 gene encoding UPF0696 protein C11orf68 homolog isoform X3 encodes MEPGEELEEEDSPGGREDGFTAEHLAAEAMAADMDPWLVFDARTTPATELDAWLAKYPPSQVTRYGDPGSPNSEPVGWIAAYGQGYTPNSGDVQGLQAAWEALQTSGRPITPATLRQLAITHHVLSGKWLMHLAPGFKLDHAWAGIARAVVEGRLQVAKVSPRAREGGRQVICVYTDDFTDRLGVLEADSAIRAAGIKCLLTYKPDVYTYLGIYRANRWHLCPTLYESRFQLGGSARGSRVLDRANNVELT; translated from the coding sequence ATGGAGCCAGgtgaggagctggaggaggaggattCTCCAGGTGGCCGTGAGGATGGCTTCACCGCTGAGCACCTGGCCGCGGAGGCCATGGCAGCTGACATGGACCCCTGGCTGGTGTTTGATGCCCGCACCACGCCTGCCACCGAGCTGGATGCCTGGTTGGCCAAGTACCCGCCATCCCAAGTTACGCGCTATGGGGACCCCGGTTCACCCAACTCTGAGCCTGTGGGCTGGATCGCAGCATATGGGCAGGGCTACACCCCCAACTCAGGTGACGTGCAGGGCCTGCAGGCAGCCTGGGAAGCTCTGCAGACCAGTGGGAGGCCCATCACACCAGCTACCCTGCGCCAGCTGGCCATCACTCACCATGTGCTCTCAGGCAAGTGGCTGATGCACCTGGCACCTGGATTCAAGCTGGACCACGCCTGGGCTGGCATTGCCCGGGCTGTGGTGGAGGGCCGGCTTCAGGTGGCCAAGGTGAGCCCTCGGGCCAGGGAGGGTGGGCGCCAGGTCATCTGTGTTTACACAGATGACTTCACGGACCGCTTGGGTGTACTGGAGGCAGATTCAGCCATTCGTGCAGCAGGCATTAAGTGCTTGCTCACCTACAAGCCTGATGTCTACACCTACCTGGGCATCTACCGGGCCAACCGCTGGCACCTCTGCCCCACTCTCTATGAGAGCCGTTTCCAGCTTGGGGGCAGTGCCCGGGGCTCCCGGGTTCTGGACCGCGCCAACAATGTGGAACTGACCTAG
- the DRAP1 gene encoding dr1-associated corepressor — MPSKKKKYNARFPPARIKKIMQTDEEIGKVAAAVPVIISRALELFLESLLKKACQVTQSRNAKTMTTSHLKQCIELEQQFDFLKDLVASVPDMQGDGEDNHMDGDKGARRGRKPGSSNRKNGGMGSKGKDKKLSGTDSEQEDDSEDTDTDGEEETPQPPPQASHPPAHFQSPPTPFLPFASTLPLPPAPPGPSARDAEDEEDYDS, encoded by the exons ATGCCGAGCAAGAAGAAAAAGTACAACGCGCGGTTCCCGCCG gcgCGGATCAAGAAGATCATGCAGACGGACGAAGAGATTGGAAAGGTGGCGGCGGCTGTGCCTGTCATCATCT CCCGGGCGCTCGAGCTTTTCCTGGAGTCGCTGTTGAAGAAGGCCTGCCAGGTGACCCAGTCCCGAAACGCCAAGACTATGACTACATCCCACCT gaagcagTGCATTGAACTGGAGCAGCAGTTTGACTTCTTAAAGGACCTTGTGGCATCTGTGCCTGACATGCAGGGGGATGGAGAAGACAACCACATGGATGGGGACAAGGGTGCCCGCAG GGGCCGGAAGCCAGGCAGCAGCAACCGGAAGAATGGTGGAATGGGAAGCAAAGGGAAGGACAAGAAGCTGTCGGGGACAGACTcggagcaggag GATGATTCTGAGGATACAGATACTGACGGGGAAGAGGAGAcaccacagcccccaccccaggccagccACCCCCCTGCCCACTTTCAGAG CCCTCCAACACCCTTCCTGCCCTTCGCCTCCACTCTGCCTTTGCCCCCGGCACCCCCAGGCCCCTCGGCACGTGACGCAGAGGACGAAGAAGATTATGACTCCTAG